GTACCATTAATTGAAACGTCTCCACCAGCATTGGTTAAGTATATATTTCCGCCTAAAGTTGCTACTTCTGCAGCAGAACCAGATGTTGTTGGCAGCATAGAAGCCATAATGGTTCCATCAATAACGTGGTAGGCTAAAACAGCATCAGCACCATTTACATCAGTAATTCCTGCAGCTTCAAATGCTGCATTTGTTGGAGCAAATAAAGTTAAGCCATTTCCTCCAGGACCATTGCCTAAAAGCAAACTCAAGATATCAGTATTAGCGTTTTGAACGGCAGCTATAAGTGTAGAAAAGTTTTTATTAAAATAAGCAGGAGCAACTATAGTTCCAACAATTGGTAGGATTGATGGCGGAACCATAACACTATCAATAATATGAGCAACGCCATTTGTTGCTAAGGCATCAACAGCAATTACTTGTGCATTCGCAATAGTAACGCCGCTACTGTTTGCAACTACAACAGCTTCTTCTCCGTTTGCCATAGTTATTGTACTACTTGTTACAGCACTTGATTCAAGAGCTGCAGTTGCATAAACATGATATTGTAATACGTTTTTAAGTACATCTTCTGGAATATCATTTATATCTGTTTGTCCTATCGCCGTTAAAAGTTTTTGAAATGCATCATTGTTTGGTGCGAAAACGGTAAAACTATTATCGCTGCTAAGTAAAGTTACTAAATCAGGATACTTTGTAAGTGCGGTTACTAAACTTGATAATTGAGGAGTTGCTTGTGCTAATTCTACAATGTTATTTGTTGGTACAAATGCGATAACATCATCGTCATCACTGCATGAAGTGAACATAATTAATCCTAAGAAAAGGATTGATAATTTTTTTAAAATTTTCATAGTATTATTATTTAGTTTTATTATTGTTTAACAAAAATACAAAATAATTAAACAAAAACCTTATTAATGTTTAAGTTTTTTTTAAAATAATTAAACAATAGTATAATGTTTAAAACCTGATAACCCTTCATTATAATGTATAAACAAATCAATTATATGTATCTTTGCATCCAAATTTTTTATAATGAAACGAGTTATTATTGGACTTTCAGGAGGTGTAGATTCTAGTGTTGCAGCTTATTTGTTACAGCAGCAAGGTTATGAAGTTATAGGTTTATTTATGAAAAATTGGCATGATGATTCTGTAACCATTTCTAACGAATGCCCATGGTTAGATGATAGTAACGATGCTATGTTGGTGGCAGAAAAACTAGGAATACCTTTTCAAACTGTTGATTTAAGCGAACAATATAAGGAACGCATAGTTGATTATATGTTTAATGAATATGAAAAGGGTAGAACACCTAATCCAGATGTGCTTTGCAATAGGGAGATAAAATTTGATGTCTTTATGAAAATAGCCTTAGAGCTTGGAGCAGATTATGTTGCTACAGGTCATTATTGTAGAAAAGGAACTATTGAAAAAGACGGGAATGAAATATATCAATTATTAGCTGGTGTCGATGACAATAAAGATCAATCGTATTTTTTATGTCAATTGTCTCAAGATCAATTAGCAAAATCTTTATTTCCCATCGGAGAATTAACGAAGCCCGAAGTGCGAGAAATTGCGATGGAATTAGATTTAGTAACTGCCGAAAAGAAAGATTCTCAAGGGCTTTGCTTTATAGGTAAGGTGAAATTACCAGATTTTCTTCAACAGCAACTAAAGCCAAAAGAAGGTATTATTGTTGAAATCCCTAGTAATCAAGGTGTTTTTAATCAAGAAACACCTCAATTTCATTCTAAAGAGGAAGAGTTGGAATATTTATCTCGTAAAATTGATTACAAAGTTGATTTAGGTAAAGTAGTTGGGAAACATCAAGGTGCTCATTATTTTACAAAAGGTCAGCGAAAAGGTTTAGCTGTAGGGGGTACCGTAGAACCATTATTTGTAATTGATACCGATGTAAAAGAAAATGTTATTTATACAGGGCAGGGAAAAAATCATCCAGGGTTGTATAAAAAAGTGTTGTTTATAACCAATAAAGAGTTACATTGGGTTCGTCCAGATTTAGCTTTAAAAACCGGTGAAACCATGCAGGTTATGGCAAGAATTCGGTATAGACAATCTTTAGAAGAAGCCATTTTGCATAAAGTTGAAAGTGGTTTATATATTGAATTTAAAAATTTTCAATCCGCTATAACCGAAGGTCAATTTGCTGCTTGGTATTTAGATGATGAATTAGTAGGTTCTGGCGTAATTTCATAGCTTGCACGAAATTAATATGTGATAAAAATCATAGTTTTCAATTTGCATTCTTACAAACTTTGTAAAAGTATTTAAAATCAATATAGAATATGTTAGTAAATAGAAGTCTTAAATCAGAATTATTAAGTTTATTAGTGTTAGTCTTTTTCACAATAACCTTTAGTCATGCCCAACAAGATGCTTGGGTTTACATAACAGATAAACAAGATGTGGCGAATTCTATTGCTAATCCTATTTCTATTTTATCTCAAAAAGCAATTGATAGAAAAGCAGCACATGGTGTGGTTATTGATGAACGGGATGTTCCTGTAAATGAATCATATATAGCTCAACTTAAAAGTGCTACTGGAATTACTGTAATGGCAAAATCAAAATGGTTTAATGCTGTTCATGTAAGAGGAACAGTAACAGATATTAATGCGCTTTCAAGTTTAAGTTTTGTAAGTTCTATTGATTTTGCAGACAAGACTATGAATACGTCTAAGCAGACTCTAGAAAAAAAAGAATCGAAGTTTCAAGAAACCTTCACAGCGTTTAATTATGGGGATACAGCTAACCAAATTAAAATGTTTAATGGAGACCAATTACATCTTTTAGATTATACAGGAACTGGTATGACTGTGGCAGTTTTAGACGGAGGTTTTCCTAATGTAAACACGATGACTTCTTTTCAGAGATTAAGAGATGCAGGACATATTCTAGATGATTACGATTTTGTAAATCGAGATGACGATGTGTATACCAATACTGCTAGTGATCATGGCACATGGGTGTTAAGTACCATGGCAGGATATATAGAAAATGAATATGTAGGTACAGCACCAGACGCATCATATTATTTGTTTATAACTGAAGATGGTAAAAAAGAAAATCCAGTGGAAGAAAGTTATTGGGTAGAGGCAGCTGAACGGGCAGATAGTTTAGGCGTAGATGTGATAAACACCTCTTTAGGATATGGGGGGGTATGATAATACCAATTATAAATATGATGCTACTGATTATGATGGGAATACAATTTATATAACAAAGGCTGCTAATATTGCTTTTGAGAAAGGTATGCTATTAGTTATCGCAGCAGGAAATAAAGGGAAAACAGGTGTATATGCTCCTGCTGATTCACCAAATGTTTTATCAATTGGTGCAGTAGATGCTTCAGGAAGTTATGTTGACTTTAGTTCGGTAGGTAGTGCCATTCAACCTACTCAAAAACCCGATGTTGTTGCCCAAGGATTAAAGAGTTATGTTATTGATCGAAATGATGTCATCATAGGAACACTTGAAGGTACTTCGCTTAGTACACCTATAATAGCAGGAGGTATTACATGTTTGTGGCAGGCTTTACCAAATAAAACTAATGCAGAAATTATGCAGTTAGTTCGAGAATCTGCTTCTCAATATAACAGTCCAGATTACTTTTTAGGATATGGTATCCCAGATTTGCAATTAGCACTTAATAGAACATTATCTGTTAAAGATATTGAAGGATATGAAGTTTTAAAAGTATATCCAAACCCAACCACGGGAAGTGTTTATTTTAAATTCCCTTATAATGAACATGAGGTATTTGTTACTATCTATAATGTTTTTGGAAAGCAAGTTCTAAGTGCTGAAGTAACTAATGTTAATAATCAAATCGATTTATCTTCATTATCTAAAGGTGTTTATATTTCAAAAATAGAATCCAAGAATATATCTAAAACAATAAAGCTTGTTAAAAAGTAAATGATTAATAAAATCACAGAACTATTTAATATAAAATACCCCATAATTCAAGCAGGAATGGTTTGGAATAGCGGTTGGAGACTAGCTTCAGCTGCAAGTAATTCTGGAATATTAGGTTTACTAGGAGCAGGTTCTATGTATCCTGAAGTTTTGAGAACTCATATCCAAAAATGCAAAAAAGCGACCAATAAGCCTTTTGGCGTTAATGTACCCATGTTATACCCTAATGTTCAAGAAATCATGGACATTATTATTGAAGAAGGAGTGAAAATTGTTTTCACTTCAGCTGGAAATCCAAAAACTTGGACGTCTTGGTTACAAGAACGAGGCGTTACTGTTGTACATGTTGTGAGTAGTGTGAAATTTGCATTAAAAGCTCAAGAAGCTGGAGTAGATGCTATAGTAGCAGAAGGTTTTGAAGCTGGCGGTCATAATGGACGAGATGAAACAACAACGTTAGCACTTATTCCTATGGTTAGGGAACAAATTACAATTCCTTTAATAGCTGCTGGAGGTATTGCTACAGGAAAAGCGATGTTAGCTTGTATGGTTTTAGGTGCTGATGGTGTTCAAATAGGGAGCCGGTTTGTGGCTAGTAATGAAAGTTCTGCACATGATGATTTTAAACAAGTTGTTATTGATGCAAAAGAAGGAGATACACAGTTAACTCTAAAAGAGTTAGCGCCTGTGCGTTTAATTAAAAATAAATTTTACAATGATGTTCAGCAACTTTATAAAGAAGGTGCTACAATTGAACAGCTTAAAGAACTTTTGGGACGTGCACGTGCAAAAAAAGGTATGTTTGAGGGGGATCTAGTAGAGGGGGAATTAGAAATTGGTCAAATTTCAGGGTTAATTCACGATATAAAACCTGTTGCTCAAATTGTTGATGATATAATAAAAGAGTTTGAAGAGGCTAAAACAAGGGTATGTTTATTGTAAAAAGTTATATATAAATCAGTAAATATTAAACAAGAAAGGAGGGAAATATTTTTCCTCCTTTCTTGTATAGAAACGATAAACTTTAATATTCTAAATCCCTTTTATATAAAAGTAAAATGTTTCTACATTTTTAAAAAAAACATGCTTTATGTTTGTCAAATGTATGAAAATCAGTTTTTTAATTTTTAAAATTCAGTTTTAAGTTATTAACAAATTTCATAATTACATTAAAATTAAAAGCCCTTTTTAAATTATAAAAAGCAAAGTTTTAAAGTTACTTTTGCAAAATGCAAATAACAGATTACACCAAAGAATTTAAGTACAATTGGAAACTAGCCGCACCAGTCATGTTGGGAATGTTGGGACATACCTTTGTTAGTTTTGTTGATAATATTATGGTTGGTCAATTAGGGACAGCCGAACTTGCGGCAGTGTCTTTGGGTAATAGCTTTATGTTTATTGCGATGTCTTTAGGGATTGGTTTTTCTACAGCGATAACACCACTAATAGCAGAAGCAGATGCGGCTCAAAATTTTCTTAAAGGTAAATCGTTTTTCAAACACGGTTTGTTTTTATGTACTGTTTTAGGTGTGTTATTGTTTTTATTAGTGTTTTTTGCTAAGCCTATAATGTATTTAATGAAGCAGCCTGAAGAGGTTGTTGAATTGGCTATTCCTTATTTAGATTTGGTAGCTTTTTCGTTAATTCCTTTAATTGTTTTTCAAGGTTTTAAGCAGTTTAGCGATGGCTTGTCTATGACACGATATCCTATGTATGCTACTATTTTAGGAAACATTATAAATATAGTTTTAAATTATCTATTAATTTTTGGAAAGTTTGGGTTTCCTGAATTAGGTATTGTAGGAGCTGCTTATGGAACCTTAGCATCAAGAGTTATAATGGTTTGGTATTTATGGTTTTTGTTACAAAGTAAAGAAAAATCGAAAGCTTATGTTACTAATATTAAATTTTTTGATTTAAATAAATTTAAGCTCAAAAAGCTGCTTAATTTAGGTGCGCCTAGCGCAATGCAAATGTTTTTTGAAGTAGCCATTTTTACAGCTGCTATATGGTTAAGCGGTTTGCTTGGTAAAAACCCACAAGCTGCAAATCAAATAGCTTTAAACTTATCGTCTATGACCTTTATGGTGGCTATGGGATTAAGTGTGGCATCAATGGTTAGAGTTGGAAATCAAAAAGGATTAAAAAATTATGTTGAGTTGAGGCGTATAGCCTTTTCTATTTTTCTTTTAGGTGTAATATTGGCGACTTGTTTTGCTGTTTTGTTTTTTGTTTTTCATGATTATTTACCAAAAATATATGTAGATTTTGATGATGCTGAAAATTTAGCTGACAATACAGAAGTGATAAGTATTGCGTCTAAATTGTTAATTGCAGCAGCTATTTTTCAAATTAGCGATAGTATACAAGTATTAGTTCTAGGGGCTTTACGGGGATTACAAGATGTTAAAATACCAACTGTGATAACTTTTATTTCTTATTGGCTTATTGGTTTTCCAATAAGTTGGTATTTGGGAAAAGAAGATGCTTACGGAAGTTTTGGTATTTGGTTAGGATTACTATCTGGTTTAACAACTGCCGCTATTTTATTGTATATTCGATTTAATTATTTGACTAAAAAGTTAATTTTGTCGAATATAAAATAACACAGACTAAAAAGTTAATAATAAATACTAAAAATGACACTTCCAAAATTTATATTAGGTGATAATACCGAATTTCCAAATGCAATTTTTGTTATACATACCGAATTTCCTAGATTTATTATAAATCTTGAAGACGATGAAGTTGAATGGTTTGAAGATTTTGATGATGAAGACCAAAAAGAGCTTGAAATAGAAACTGAAAATGCTATAAAATTAGCTACAGATTTTTACGACAATGAAATAGCTAAATATGATGCATAAATTGCGTTAGGGATTATTCATTGGTTAATATTTTAAATTAATGAAATCATGAATGCTTTGCATTTGTAGTGGAAATCCTTTTTTGAGAAACGATAAAAAAGATTAAAATGGAAAGCCCGCCCATCCTGTACCGATAGCTATCTAGACAGGGTGGGAAAGCCAAAAATAAATTATATATGATAGATGAGCTTTTAAAATACGATACTGAACTATTTTTATTTTTAAATAATTTAGGGTCTGAAACTTGGGATGGATTATGGTTAGCAATCACAGCAAAGTTAACATTTGTACCTTTATATGCTGTTTTATTATTTTTATTATATAAAAAATTCGGATTGAAATCATTACTTATTTTTGTTGTGGTTATTGCGTTAATGATTACGTTTACCGACCAGATTACAAATGTTTTTAAGCGTGGTTTTCAGCGACCGAGACCTTGTGGTGAAACCGATTTAATAAATCAGATGCGGTTTATTGCTGTCCGCTGTGGTAAGTATGGTTTCTTTTCGGGGCATTCGTCTAATTCTATGGCAGCAGCTGTTTTTGCAGGTTTAATGCTAAAACCTTACTATAAAAACTTAATATTTATTTTATTATTCTGGAGTGCTATTGTGGCTTATAGTAGAATTTATGTTGGTGTACACTATCCGTTAGATATTTTCTGTGGCCTAACTTTTGGAGCTATTTCTGGTTTTCTATTTTATAAATTGGGGACTTATTTAATAAAAAGATTTGTAAATAATTAAGCGATTACGTTTAGTGTCTTTTCAAGTATTGAAATAGTAATAGGTAACTAAAAATTCTCCATCAATTTGAATTTGAAATCTAAGTTCGTCTTTTTTTTTGATGCTTTGTGTTAGGCATATTAAAGATGAATGCAGGAACATGATAATTATTCGGAATAAGCATTAAATAAATAACATATGGAGTTGAGAAAAAGGAGATAGTTCCTAAATCCAATAAAAAAAGTATTTATTATATTGAGAACAGACGTGTCTATTTTTATGAAAATCCCAAATTAAAAAATTAATCGTACTAATAAAATAGTGTTATAAAGATTAAAATAAATGTTAGTCTAGTTCTAAATAATCGATACAGATTAATAAATTATTTTAGTGGCACGGACACTTTTACGTCATCCCAAGCCATTGTTAAAAACAATTTATCAGTAGAATTATCAAATGCAATTGTGAATTGTTCAACAGTGTGGTCTAGCTTTTCAACAGGTACATCAATGCTTAAAACATCATAATTAGGATCCCACATGGGTTTCATTTCAGAATCTACACCCCAGGAATACTGCTTAGAATTAAAAATAACGGTCCAAACAGAGTCTTTAGGAACAGTCCATAATGTGTATTTTCCAGTAGCTAATCGTATGCCTGCGACTTCTAAAGGTTTATTGGTTT
The nucleotide sequence above comes from Flavobacteriaceae bacterium HL-DH10. Encoded proteins:
- the mnmA gene encoding tRNA 2-thiouridine(34) synthase MnmA, giving the protein MKRVIIGLSGGVDSSVAAYLLQQQGYEVIGLFMKNWHDDSVTISNECPWLDDSNDAMLVAEKLGIPFQTVDLSEQYKERIVDYMFNEYEKGRTPNPDVLCNREIKFDVFMKIALELGADYVATGHYCRKGTIEKDGNEIYQLLAGVDDNKDQSYFLCQLSQDQLAKSLFPIGELTKPEVREIAMELDLVTAEKKDSQGLCFIGKVKLPDFLQQQLKPKEGIIVEIPSNQGVFNQETPQFHSKEEELEYLSRKIDYKVDLGKVVGKHQGAHYFTKGQRKGLAVGGTVEPLFVIDTDVKENVIYTGQGKNHPGLYKKVLFITNKELHWVRPDLALKTGETMQVMARIRYRQSLEEAILHKVESGLYIEFKNFQSAITEGQFAAWYLDDELVGSGVIS
- a CDS encoding S8 family serine peptidase, producing the protein MLVNRSLKSELLSLLVLVFFTITFSHAQQDAWVYITDKQDVANSIANPISILSQKAIDRKAAHGVVIDERDVPVNESYIAQLKSATGITVMAKSKWFNAVHVRGTVTDINALSSLSFVSSIDFADKTMNTSKQTLEKKESKFQETFTAFNYGDTANQIKMFNGDQLHLLDYTGTGMTVAVLDGGFPNVNTMTSFQRLRDAGHILDDYDFVNRDDDVYTNTASDHGTWVLSTMAGYIENEYVGTAPDASYYLFITEDGKKENPVEESYWVEAAERADSLGVDVINTSLGYGGV
- a CDS encoding DUF2911 domain-containing protein, giving the protein MNTFLKRLLIILSIIALGLFLYSTFVENIFENRLSPKDTVKFELNDLKLKVFYNRPSKKERDIFGALVPFNQVWRTGANEATTFETNKPLEVAGIRLATGKYTLWTVPKDSVWTVIFNSKQYSWGVDSEMKPMWDPNYDVLSIDVPVEKLDHTVEQFTIAFDNSTDKLFLTMAWDDVKVSVPLK
- a CDS encoding nitronate monooxygenase — encoded protein: MINKITELFNIKYPIIQAGMVWNSGWRLASAASNSGILGLLGAGSMYPEVLRTHIQKCKKATNKPFGVNVPMLYPNVQEIMDIIIEEGVKIVFTSAGNPKTWTSWLQERGVTVVHVVSSVKFALKAQEAGVDAIVAEGFEAGGHNGRDETTTLALIPMVREQITIPLIAAGGIATGKAMLACMVLGADGVQIGSRFVASNESSAHDDFKQVVIDAKEGDTQLTLKELAPVRLIKNKFYNDVQQLYKEGATIEQLKELLGRARAKKGMFEGDLVEGELEIGQISGLIHDIKPVAQIVDDIIKEFEEAKTRVCLL
- a CDS encoding MATE family efflux transporter encodes the protein MQITDYTKEFKYNWKLAAPVMLGMLGHTFVSFVDNIMVGQLGTAELAAVSLGNSFMFIAMSLGIGFSTAITPLIAEADAAQNFLKGKSFFKHGLFLCTVLGVLLFLLVFFAKPIMYLMKQPEEVVELAIPYLDLVAFSLIPLIVFQGFKQFSDGLSMTRYPMYATILGNIINIVLNYLLIFGKFGFPELGIVGAAYGTLASRVIMVWYLWFLLQSKEKSKAYVTNIKFFDLNKFKLKKLLNLGAPSAMQMFFEVAIFTAAIWLSGLLGKNPQAANQIALNLSSMTFMVAMGLSVASMVRVGNQKGLKNYVELRRIAFSIFLLGVILATCFAVLFFVFHDYLPKIYVDFDDAENLADNTEVISIASKLLIAAAIFQISDSIQVLVLGALRGLQDVKIPTVITFISYWLIGFPISWYLGKEDAYGSFGIWLGLLSGLTTAAILLYIRFNYLTKKLILSNIK
- a CDS encoding S8 family peptidase; this translates as MGGYDNTNYKYDATDYDGNTIYITKAANIAFEKGMLLVIAAGNKGKTGVYAPADSPNVLSIGAVDASGSYVDFSSVGSAIQPTQKPDVVAQGLKSYVIDRNDVIIGTLEGTSLSTPIIAGGITCLWQALPNKTNAEIMQLVRESASQYNSPDYFLGYGIPDLQLALNRTLSVKDIEGYEVLKVYPNPTTGSVYFKFPYNEHEVFVTIYNVFGKQVLSAEVTNVNNQIDLSSLSKGVYISKIESKNISKTIKLVKK
- a CDS encoding phosphatase PAP2 family protein, which encodes MIDELLKYDTELFLFLNNLGSETWDGLWLAITAKLTFVPLYAVLLFLLYKKFGLKSLLIFVVVIALMITFTDQITNVFKRGFQRPRPCGETDLINQMRFIAVRCGKYGFFSGHSSNSMAAAVFAGLMLKPYYKNLIFILLFWSAIVAYSRIYVGVHYPLDIFCGLTFGAISGFLFYKLGTYLIKRFVNN
- a CDS encoding fasciclin domain-containing protein — encoded protein: MKILKKLSILFLGLIMFTSCSDDDDVIAFVPTNNIVELAQATPQLSSLVTALTKYPDLVTLLSSDNSFTVFAPNNDAFQKLLTAIGQTDINDIPEDVLKNVLQYHVYATAALESSAVTSSTITMANGEEAVVVANSSGVTIANAQVIAVDALATNGVAHIIDSVMVPPSILPIVGTIVAPAYFNKNFSTLIAAVQNANTDILSLLLGNGPGGNGLTLFAPTNAAFEAAGITDVNGADAVLAYHVIDGTIMASMLPTTSGSAAEVATLGGNIYLTNAGGDVSINGTSTVIATDITGSNGVVHVIDRTLIPPTNTINEIVASFASGNPAEFSLLATALARASLGDFFAGDGPYTVFAPTDAAFIAAGLTESVINETDPTAVAGILTHHVVEPNAYVFSTDLSDGAVPMLNGQNVTISLGNLTVQDAAGTNPPAGLVASLLNVLATNGVVHVIDKVLLPAN